The following proteins come from a genomic window of Corynebacterium hansenii:
- a CDS encoding GntR family transcriptional regulator — MLIHLDTTSSTPLYAQLVATLRRSISNGEVAVGEKLPAAGDLADSLDLNKNTVLRAYRQLRDDGLVELRRGRGATVTRAPAAPGSDPGLESALDALASAARRTATPLSDVIAGLTIRGVR; from the coding sequence ATGCTGATCCACTTGGACACGACGTCATCGACCCCGCTGTACGCCCAGCTGGTGGCCACGCTGCGGCGATCGATCTCCAACGGGGAAGTCGCCGTCGGCGAGAAGCTGCCGGCGGCCGGAGACCTGGCCGACTCGCTCGACCTGAACAAGAACACCGTGCTGCGGGCCTACCGGCAGCTGCGCGACGACGGCCTCGTCGAACTGCGCCGCGGCCGTGGCGCGACGGTGACGCGCGCCCCCGCCGCCCCCGGGTCCGACCCCGGGCTGGAATCCGCGCTCGACGCCCTCGCCTCGGCCGCCCGACGCACCGCCACCCCACTGTCGGACGTCATCGCCGGCCTGACCATCAGAGGAGTCCGCTGA
- a CDS encoding Tex family protein, with protein MIETTIARELGVDQAHVATAVKLLDEGNTVPFIARYRKEATGGLDDGQLRTIEERLTYLRELEDRKTAVLKAIEEQGKLTDDLRALILACDTKARLEDLYLPFKKKRRTKADIAREAGLDGLLDELLSSPSADPSQIAAGYVTEGFAEPKDALNGARAILVESFSTDADLVGEVRERVWSTGSAVASVVEGKEQAGAKYRDYFEHTEPLETMPGHRVLAVLRGESEGILQLGIDAGDDAVYEGMVRRAFDLPESEWIDQAIRFGWRTKLEVSAALDARMRLKERAEAEAVEVFARNLRDLLLAAPAGQRATLGLDPGFRNGVKCAVVDGTGKVLDTAIVYPHQPQNKWDAARDALATLCATHRVELMAVGNGTASRETDQLAREVVDLLVKAGGARPEPVTVSESGASVYSASALAAAEFPDMDVSLRGAVSIARRLQDPLAELVKIDPKSIGVGQYQHDVSQTKLAHSLDAVVEDAVNAVGVEVNTASAPLLGRVAGVSSTVAENIVAYRDDNGAFASRRELLKVPRLGPKAFEQCAGFLRVRGAANPLDASAVHPESYGVVDRIAEATGLGVAELIGNSRVLSSLDPRDFVDEAAGVGVPTVTDIIAELDKPGRDPRPEFRTASFKEGVEKVSDLTPGMILEGTVTNVAAFGAFVDVGVHQDGLVHVSAMSKGYVSDPHEVVKSGEVVKVKVMDVDVDRQRIGLSLRLDDEPGAKPERGGRNRGASGKRGNRGNRGAQRKGGNSGGGSMADALKRAGFGA; from the coding sequence ATGATCGAGACCACCATCGCCCGCGAACTCGGGGTGGATCAGGCGCACGTCGCCACCGCCGTGAAGCTCCTCGACGAGGGCAACACCGTGCCCTTCATCGCCCGCTACCGCAAGGAGGCCACAGGCGGCCTCGACGACGGCCAGCTGCGCACCATCGAGGAACGGCTGACCTACCTGCGTGAACTCGAGGACCGCAAGACCGCGGTGCTCAAGGCCATCGAGGAGCAGGGGAAGCTCACCGACGACCTGCGCGCCCTGATCCTGGCCTGCGACACCAAGGCGCGGCTGGAGGACCTCTACCTGCCGTTCAAGAAGAAGCGCCGCACCAAGGCCGACATCGCGCGCGAGGCCGGGCTGGACGGGCTTCTCGACGAGCTGCTGTCCTCGCCGTCCGCCGACCCGTCGCAGATCGCCGCCGGGTACGTCACCGAGGGCTTCGCCGAGCCGAAGGACGCGCTGAACGGCGCCCGGGCGATCCTCGTCGAGTCGTTCTCCACCGACGCCGACCTGGTGGGCGAGGTCCGCGAGCGCGTGTGGTCCACGGGATCGGCGGTGGCGAGCGTCGTCGAGGGCAAGGAGCAGGCCGGCGCGAAGTACCGCGACTACTTCGAGCACACCGAACCTCTGGAGACCATGCCGGGCCACCGCGTCCTGGCGGTGCTGCGCGGCGAATCCGAGGGCATCCTGCAGCTGGGCATCGACGCCGGCGACGACGCCGTCTACGAGGGCATGGTCCGCCGCGCGTTCGACCTGCCCGAATCCGAGTGGATCGACCAGGCCATCCGCTTCGGCTGGCGCACCAAGCTGGAGGTCTCCGCGGCGCTGGACGCCCGCATGCGCCTGAAGGAGCGCGCCGAGGCCGAGGCCGTGGAGGTCTTCGCCCGGAACCTGCGCGATCTGCTGCTCGCCGCCCCGGCCGGGCAGCGCGCGACACTGGGTCTCGACCCGGGCTTCCGCAACGGCGTCAAGTGCGCCGTCGTCGACGGCACGGGCAAGGTGCTGGACACCGCGATCGTCTACCCGCACCAGCCGCAGAACAAGTGGGACGCCGCCCGCGACGCCCTGGCCACCCTGTGCGCCACCCACCGCGTCGAACTCATGGCCGTGGGCAACGGCACGGCATCGCGCGAAACGGACCAGCTGGCTCGCGAGGTCGTCGACCTCCTGGTCAAGGCCGGGGGAGCGCGGCCCGAGCCCGTCACCGTGTCCGAGTCCGGCGCGTCGGTGTACTCGGCGTCCGCTCTGGCCGCGGCGGAGTTCCCCGACATGGACGTGTCGCTGCGCGGCGCGGTCTCCATCGCCCGCCGCCTGCAGGACCCGCTGGCCGAGCTGGTGAAGATCGACCCCAAGTCGATCGGCGTCGGCCAGTACCAGCACGACGTCTCGCAGACGAAGCTGGCACACTCGCTCGACGCGGTCGTGGAGGACGCGGTGAACGCCGTGGGCGTGGAGGTCAACACCGCGTCGGCCCCGCTGCTGGGCCGCGTCGCCGGCGTGAGCTCGACGGTGGCGGAGAACATCGTCGCCTACCGCGACGACAACGGCGCCTTCGCGTCTCGCCGCGAGCTGCTGAAGGTGCCGCGCCTGGGCCCGAAGGCCTTCGAGCAGTGCGCGGGCTTCCTCCGCGTCCGCGGGGCGGCCAACCCGCTCGATGCGTCGGCGGTGCACCCCGAGTCCTATGGCGTCGTCGACCGCATCGCCGAGGCGACGGGCCTGGGCGTGGCGGAGCTGATCGGCAACTCCCGCGTCCTGTCGTCGCTGGACCCGCGCGACTTCGTCGACGAGGCGGCGGGCGTCGGCGTGCCGACCGTCACCGACATCATCGCCGAGCTGGACAAGCCCGGCCGCGACCCGCGCCCCGAGTTCCGGACGGCCAGCTTCAAGGAGGGCGTGGAAAAGGTCTCCGACTTGACCCCGGGCATGATCCTCGAGGGCACGGTCACCAACGTCGCGGCGTTCGGCGCGTTCGTCGACGTCGGCGTGCACCAGGATGGCCTGGTCCATGTCTCCGCCATGAGCAAGGGCTACGTGTCCGACCCGCACGAGGTGGTCAAGTCCGGCGAGGTGGTCAAGGTGAAGGTCATGGACGTCGACGTCGACCGCCAGCGCATCGGCCTGTCGCTGCGCCTCGACGACGAGCCGGGCGCCAAGCCGGAGCGGGGCGGCCGGAACCGGGGAGCGTCGGGAAAGCGCGGCAATCGCGGCAACCGGGGCGCGCAGCGCAAGGGCGGCAACTCCGGCGGCGGCTCCATGGCGGATGCCCTGAAGAGGGCCGGCTTCGGGGCGTAG
- a CDS encoding DUF2938 domain-containing protein has protein sequence MSPTRSQLLRAVAIGAGATALMDVTAEILRRTRGTRSLDYGLVGRWIGHMPSGTFAHRPIMAAEPVPGERPLGWAAHYGIGIGFAAALVALKPDWVDRPTLAPALAMGVGTVAAPWLLMQPAFGMGVAAAKTPDPAKARMGSLRAHATYGAGLWLSAKLLRIGQVDALPLKS, from the coding sequence ATGTCCCCCACCCGCTCGCAGCTGCTGCGCGCCGTCGCCATCGGCGCCGGCGCCACGGCGCTCATGGACGTCACCGCCGAAATCCTCCGCCGGACCCGAGGCACCCGTTCCCTCGACTACGGCCTGGTCGGACGGTGGATCGGCCACATGCCGTCGGGTACGTTCGCCCACCGGCCGATCATGGCCGCCGAGCCCGTGCCCGGCGAACGACCGCTCGGCTGGGCCGCCCACTACGGAATCGGAATCGGGTTCGCCGCCGCCCTGGTGGCGCTGAAGCCGGATTGGGTCGACCGGCCGACGCTCGCGCCGGCGCTGGCGATGGGCGTGGGCACCGTCGCCGCGCCGTGGCTGCTGATGCAGCCGGCGTTCGGCATGGGCGTGGCCGCCGCCAAGACGCCCGACCCGGCGAAGGCGCGGATGGGCAGCCTGCGCGCGCACGCCACCTACGGCGCCGGATTGTGGCTGTCAGCCAAGCTTCTCCGGATCGGTCAGGTGGACGCGCTGCCCCTGAAGTCCTAG
- the rimM gene encoding ribosome maturation factor RimM (Essential for efficient processing of 16S rRNA), with amino-acid sequence MSQKNSGTGGADLVQIGRVIKPHGVRGEVVVDATTDDPAGRFAVGEVLVGKQSGRERELTVKSMRPHQGRLLVFFEEVPDRNDAETLRGMRFFAAPVFDDADDAYYDHELIGLRVLDVGDVDEETANARAYEGAQPEPEDIGEITGVIRNPAQRLLQVRLDDSGRDVLVPFVHAMVPIVDVDNGAVVITPPEGLLDL; translated from the coding sequence GTGAGCCAGAAGAATTCGGGAACCGGCGGTGCGGATCTGGTGCAGATCGGCCGCGTCATCAAGCCCCACGGGGTGCGCGGCGAAGTCGTCGTCGACGCCACCACCGACGACCCCGCGGGCCGCTTCGCCGTCGGGGAGGTGCTCGTCGGCAAGCAGTCGGGCCGCGAGCGCGAGCTGACCGTGAAGTCGATGCGCCCCCACCAGGGCCGCCTGCTGGTGTTCTTCGAGGAGGTCCCCGACCGCAACGACGCCGAAACCCTGCGCGGCATGCGGTTCTTCGCCGCGCCCGTCTTCGACGACGCCGACGACGCCTACTACGACCACGAGCTCATCGGGCTGCGCGTGCTCGACGTCGGCGACGTCGACGAGGAGACCGCCAACGCCCGGGCCTACGAGGGCGCGCAGCCGGAGCCCGAGGACATCGGCGAGATCACCGGCGTAATCCGCAATCCCGCCCAGCGGCTGCTGCAGGTGCGGCTGGATGACTCGGGCCGCGACGTCCTCGTGCCCTTCGTCCACGCCATGGTGCCGATCGTCGACGTGGACAACGGGGCCGTCGTGATCACCCCTCCGGAAGGGCTGTTGGACCTGTGA
- a CDS encoding cupin domain-containing protein, with protein MTDTATPETLIDVPGAAPAAKDGDFPAATRLLTADGATIVAFRFAKGQRLDDHHAPHPLTAQVIEGSLTFTVEDRDHLLEPGRVLHVPEGVVHSVHAGDRDAVLLLLLSS; from the coding sequence ATGACCGACACCGCCACGCCCGAAACCCTCATCGACGTCCCCGGCGCGGCCCCGGCGGCCAAGGACGGGGACTTCCCCGCCGCGACGCGCCTGCTCACCGCGGACGGCGCCACGATCGTGGCGTTCAGGTTCGCGAAAGGCCAGCGCCTCGACGATCACCATGCCCCGCATCCCCTGACCGCGCAGGTGATCGAGGGGAGCCTGACGTTCACCGTCGAGGACCGGGACCACCTACTCGAGCCGGGGCGGGTCCTCCACGTGCCGGAGGGCGTCGTCCACTCCGTGCACGCCGGCGACCGCGACGCGGTGCTGCTCCTGCTGCTGTCGTCGTAG
- a CDS encoding ATP-binding cassette domain-containing protein — protein MNFTGVHVALGALVALQILLIAAALIVLARTPADRIKLLSKPVWVPVILLANGIGPIVFFAVGRERAGRSAPATTAPATGDLLEKYGAAVGPGTAISFDGVRKTYGDHVVLDGVTLEVPHGSVFGFLGPNGSGKTTALRILMGLSRADAGVVTLDGKVGYLPDVPAFDPWATPAEYLRLSARLEGYRGGELDSRVGEALALSGLAAVDRPVSGLSRGMRQRLGIAQALIATPGIVVLDEPTSALDPISRREVLDVIASLRGRATVFFSTHSMADVEAVCDRAAFLGRGRILAAGTLPELVEEYGDPGRVTATFRAPDAGAAARALEAAGCTDVATSTGGALDDAFANAMGGAR, from the coding sequence ATGAACTTCACCGGGGTACACGTCGCGCTGGGGGCGCTGGTCGCCCTGCAGATCCTCTTGATCGCGGCCGCGCTGATCGTGCTCGCCCGCACGCCCGCCGACCGGATCAAACTCCTTTCGAAGCCCGTCTGGGTCCCGGTCATCCTCCTCGCCAACGGCATCGGGCCGATCGTCTTCTTCGCCGTCGGGCGGGAACGGGCCGGCCGGTCGGCGCCCGCGACCACGGCCCCTGCGACGGGCGACCTGCTGGAGAAGTACGGCGCGGCAGTCGGGCCTGGGACCGCCATCTCCTTCGACGGCGTGCGCAAAACCTACGGCGACCACGTGGTCCTCGACGGCGTGACGCTGGAGGTCCCGCACGGTTCCGTCTTCGGATTCCTCGGTCCGAACGGATCGGGCAAAACGACGGCCCTGAGGATCCTCATGGGCCTCTCTCGCGCGGACGCGGGCGTCGTCACGCTCGACGGGAAGGTCGGGTACCTGCCCGACGTCCCCGCCTTCGACCCGTGGGCGACCCCCGCGGAGTACCTGCGCCTGTCGGCGCGCCTGGAGGGTTACCGCGGCGGCGAGCTCGACTCGCGCGTCGGCGAAGCGCTGGCGCTGTCGGGGCTGGCCGCCGTGGACCGTCCCGTGTCCGGGCTGTCGCGCGGCATGCGGCAGCGGCTCGGCATCGCGCAGGCGCTGATCGCCACGCCCGGCATCGTCGTCCTCGATGAACCGACGTCCGCCCTCGACCCGATCTCGCGCCGCGAGGTCCTCGACGTCATCGCCTCGCTGCGCGGGCGGGCGACGGTGTTCTTTTCCACGCACTCGATGGCCGACGTCGAGGCCGTCTGCGACCGCGCGGCGTTCCTGGGGCGGGGGCGGATCCTCGCCGCCGGGACGCTGCCGGAGCTCGTCGAGGAGTACGGCGACCCCGGCCGGGTGACCGCGACATTCCGCGCCCCCGACGCCGGCGCCGCCGCGCGCGCACTCGAGGCGGCGGGCTGCACCGACGTGGCCACGTCCACCGGAGGCGCACTCGACGACGCCTTCGCAAACGCGATGGGAGGCGCCCGATGA
- a CDS encoding DUF1648 domain-containing protein: protein MSRFTPARNRFTAMLVVPSAIALAASIIWSALLVPDLPDPVATHFDFTGTADGFGSAAGSIAGLSGIAAAMLVMFAVMALAGMSSGAMSRVLAGFGSGSVFLLAALQVALLLPQQGLDDARGFTLPFGYLAVPFLIAIAGGAAVALLIDPIEEPEDTVPPADPIAVTEASRAVWFGRARASWILFVAMAAGVPACAVPAVIAHRGGETLIAVLLFIGAVALALLTAAFASVRVRVDSTGVHWRLVPGLPERTVEYGDLDDVSAVELKAGDWGGWGYRLGPKGKAILLRGGEGLRLSRRKGADLYISVDDAARGAELARGYLRRG from the coding sequence ATGTCCCGTTTCACCCCGGCCCGCAACCGCTTCACGGCGATGCTCGTCGTCCCCTCGGCCATCGCCCTGGCCGCGTCGATCATCTGGTCGGCGCTGCTCGTCCCCGACCTTCCGGACCCGGTGGCCACGCACTTCGACTTCACGGGCACGGCCGACGGTTTCGGTTCCGCGGCCGGGTCGATCGCGGGGCTGTCCGGGATCGCCGCGGCGATGCTGGTCATGTTCGCGGTCATGGCGCTCGCCGGCATGAGCTCCGGCGCGATGTCCCGCGTCCTCGCCGGATTCGGCTCGGGTTCGGTGTTCCTGCTCGCCGCACTGCAGGTGGCGCTGCTGCTGCCGCAGCAGGGGCTCGACGACGCCCGCGGATTCACGCTGCCCTTCGGGTACCTGGCCGTGCCATTCCTCATCGCCATCGCCGGCGGCGCGGCCGTCGCGCTGCTGATCGACCCGATCGAGGAGCCGGAGGACACTGTTCCGCCCGCCGACCCCATCGCGGTGACGGAGGCGTCGCGGGCCGTGTGGTTCGGCAGGGCCAGGGCCTCGTGGATCCTGTTCGTCGCGATGGCGGCGGGCGTGCCGGCGTGTGCGGTGCCCGCCGTCATCGCCCACCGCGGGGGCGAGACTCTCATCGCGGTGCTGCTGTTCATCGGTGCCGTGGCCCTCGCCCTGCTCACCGCCGCATTCGCATCGGTGCGGGTGCGCGTGGATTCCACCGGCGTGCACTGGCGCCTGGTGCCCGGGCTGCCGGAGCGCACCGTCGAATACGGTGACCTCGACGACGTCTCCGCCGTGGAGCTGAAGGCAGGCGATTGGGGCGGCTGGGGCTACCGCCTCGGCCCGAAGGGAAAGGCCATTTTGCTGCGCGGCGGCGAGGGCCTGCGCCTGTCCCGGAGGAAGGGCGCGGACCTGTACATCAGCGTCGACGACGCCGCCCGCGGCGCGGAGCTCGCGCGCGGTTATCTGCGGCGCGGCTAG
- the trmD gene encoding tRNA (guanosine(37)-N1)-methyltransferase TrmD: MRLDVVTIFPGYLDPLRHALLGKAIEKGILEVGVHDLRQWATGVHQAVDDSPYGGGPGMVMKPDVWGPALDDVAEGTGPAARAEALDSAMPHKGQARHDELAGLPPTSSYGDAAPADKPLLIVPTPAGVPFTQEMARRWSHEKHIVFACGRYEGIDQRVVDDARDRYRVEEVSIGDYVLIGGEVAVLVMAEAIVRLVPGVLGNRRSHEEDSFSDGLLEGPGYTKPRVWRGLEVPPVLLSGNHAKVDRWRRDQALLRTAARRPELLDDVELSARDREALDAGRSPEE; this comes from the coding sequence ATGCGCCTGGACGTGGTGACCATCTTCCCCGGCTACCTCGATCCGCTGCGCCACGCGCTGCTGGGGAAGGCCATCGAAAAGGGCATCCTCGAAGTCGGCGTGCACGACCTGCGTCAGTGGGCGACCGGCGTCCACCAGGCGGTCGACGATTCGCCGTACGGCGGCGGCCCGGGGATGGTCATGAAGCCGGACGTGTGGGGTCCTGCGCTCGACGACGTCGCCGAGGGCACCGGCCCAGCCGCACGCGCAGAGGCGCTGGATTCCGCCATGCCGCACAAGGGCCAGGCCCGCCACGACGAATTGGCGGGACTGCCGCCGACGTCGTCCTACGGCGACGCCGCCCCCGCCGATAAACCGCTGCTCATCGTGCCCACCCCGGCCGGCGTCCCCTTCACCCAGGAGATGGCGCGGCGCTGGTCGCACGAGAAGCACATCGTGTTCGCCTGCGGGCGCTACGAGGGCATCGACCAGCGCGTCGTCGACGACGCCCGCGACCGCTACCGGGTCGAGGAAGTGTCCATCGGCGATTACGTGCTCATCGGCGGGGAAGTGGCGGTTCTGGTGATGGCGGAGGCCATCGTCCGCCTGGTGCCCGGCGTGCTGGGCAACCGCCGCAGCCACGAGGAGGACAGCTTCTCCGACGGCCTGCTCGAGGGGCCCGGCTACACCAAACCGCGCGTGTGGCGAGGCCTGGAGGTGCCGCCGGTGCTGCTGTCGGGCAACCACGCGAAGGTCGACCGGTGGCGCCGCGACCAGGCCCTGCTTCGCACCGCCGCACGCCGGCCGGAGCTCCTGGACGACGTGGAGCTGTCCGCGCGCGACCGCGAGGCTCTCGACGCCGGCCGCAGCCCGGAGGAGTAG
- a CDS encoding ABC-F family ATP-binding cassette domain-containing protein — protein sequence MATIEFRGVGAAHGPRTLFADLDLVLAPGDVAGLTGPNGAGKSTLLAAAAGAPTAEMTGSISTSPPDATVGLLEQEVERGDETVAGFVARRTGVAAAAARMDALAEAMADDPAAADAYSAALDLWLALGGADLDERLPRVAAELGLDEAVLALPMTALSGGQAARANLAVILLAGHDILLLDEPTNDLDLDGIARLEAFISGERRPMLIVSHDREFLARTVTRMVELDAAQRQITVFDGGYEAFLAERELRRRRAREAYEEYAGDVDKLKSRLQTQKTWLDKGTRNAMRAHGGKNPEKDKHIRHRAGQRSEKQAGKIAQTERALERMEVVEEPRKEWELRMSIAAAPRSGTVVATLHDAEARFPGFTLGPVTLQINQGDRVLVEGPNGSGKSTLLSLLIGERRPDAGSAAVGAGVVFGRVDQARELFDGPDPLFDRFAGQMPEWPDAEVRTLLAKYGLTGDHVPRPCDSLSPGERTRAALALLQARGTNTLVLDEPTNHLDLPAIEQLEQAVESFPGTVLLVTHDRRMRDAFRATRTISVDGGRVTDL from the coding sequence ATGGCAACCATCGAGTTCCGCGGCGTCGGCGCCGCCCACGGCCCCCGCACGCTGTTCGCGGATCTCGATCTGGTGCTGGCGCCGGGCGACGTCGCGGGGCTGACGGGGCCCAACGGCGCGGGCAAGTCCACGCTTCTCGCCGCCGCGGCCGGCGCCCCGACCGCGGAGATGACCGGCTCGATCTCCACGTCTCCGCCGGATGCGACGGTGGGCCTGCTGGAGCAGGAGGTGGAGCGCGGGGACGAGACCGTCGCCGGGTTCGTCGCGCGCCGCACGGGCGTCGCGGCGGCGGCCGCGCGGATGGACGCCCTGGCGGAGGCGATGGCCGACGATCCCGCCGCGGCCGACGCCTACTCCGCCGCACTGGACCTGTGGCTGGCGCTGGGCGGCGCCGACCTCGACGAGCGCCTGCCCCGGGTCGCCGCTGAGCTGGGCCTCGACGAGGCGGTGCTCGCCCTGCCCATGACCGCCCTGTCCGGCGGCCAGGCCGCGCGCGCCAATCTCGCGGTGATCCTGCTGGCCGGCCACGACATCCTGCTCCTCGACGAGCCGACCAACGACCTCGACCTCGACGGCATCGCCCGGCTGGAGGCCTTCATCTCCGGCGAGCGCCGCCCGATGCTCATCGTCAGCCACGACCGCGAGTTCCTGGCCCGCACCGTGACCCGAATGGTGGAACTCGACGCCGCGCAGCGCCAGATCACCGTGTTCGACGGCGGCTACGAGGCTTTCCTGGCCGAGCGGGAACTGCGCCGCCGCCGGGCGCGGGAGGCCTACGAGGAGTACGCCGGTGACGTCGACAAGCTCAAGTCCCGCCTGCAGACCCAGAAGACCTGGCTGGACAAGGGCACCCGCAACGCCATGCGCGCCCACGGCGGGAAGAACCCGGAGAAGGACAAGCACATCCGCCACCGGGCGGGGCAGCGGTCGGAGAAGCAGGCGGGGAAGATCGCGCAGACCGAGCGCGCCCTGGAGCGCATGGAGGTCGTGGAGGAGCCGCGCAAGGAGTGGGAGCTGCGCATGTCCATCGCCGCCGCGCCGCGCTCGGGCACGGTGGTGGCCACGCTGCACGATGCCGAGGCCCGATTCCCGGGCTTCACCCTGGGCCCCGTGACGCTGCAGATCAACCAGGGCGACCGGGTGCTCGTCGAGGGCCCCAACGGGTCCGGCAAGTCGACGCTCCTGTCGTTGCTCATCGGCGAGCGACGGCCGGACGCGGGCTCGGCGGCGGTGGGCGCGGGCGTCGTCTTCGGGCGGGTCGACCAGGCCAGGGAGCTTTTCGACGGCCCGGATCCGCTGTTCGACCGCTTCGCCGGGCAGATGCCCGAATGGCCGGATGCGGAGGTGCGCACCCTTCTGGCGAAGTACGGGCTGACCGGCGATCACGTGCCGCGGCCGTGCGACTCGCTGTCGCCGGGGGAGCGCACCCGCGCCGCCCTCGCGCTGCTGCAGGCCCGGGGCACGAACACCCTCGTCCTCGATGAGCCGACGAACCACCTGGACCTGCCCGCGATCGAGCAGCTGGAGCAAGCGGTCGAGTCTTTCCCGGGCACCGTGTTGCTGGTGACCCACGACCGCCGCATGCGCGACGCCTTCCGGGCGACGCGCACCATCTCCGTCGACGGCGGCCGCGTGACGGATCTTTGA
- a CDS encoding phosphatase PAP2 family protein produces MRRTAVARPAHVIGWVAALVALAWFATTTTGSEVDLRFAGWVRDLRAGALSGDLDGAFLGITEVFRPIFIAPASLVAAFFLWRRLRAMALLVPLAFGASIAMTYAMKWLLDRDRPDGPLRLSELPALHDGAFPSAHVAGVTGTGMALIQLLAPMVRRGMATALKWAVVALVGVVALSRVWVGAHWLSDVAGGLAAGVVGLIIALLVLRSAPARRMMGGGRF; encoded by the coding sequence ATGAGGCGCACCGCCGTGGCCCGCCCCGCCCACGTCATCGGGTGGGTCGCCGCCCTGGTCGCGCTGGCCTGGTTCGCCACGACGACGACCGGCTCGGAAGTGGACCTGCGTTTCGCCGGCTGGGTGCGCGACCTGCGGGCCGGCGCCCTGAGCGGCGATCTCGACGGCGCGTTCCTGGGCATCACCGAGGTGTTCCGGCCGATCTTCATCGCTCCGGCTTCGCTGGTCGCCGCCTTCTTCCTGTGGCGGCGGCTGCGCGCGATGGCGCTGCTCGTGCCGCTGGCGTTCGGCGCGTCCATCGCGATGACCTACGCCATGAAGTGGCTGCTCGACCGCGACCGCCCCGACGGGCCGCTGCGGCTTTCGGAGCTGCCCGCGCTGCACGACGGCGCCTTCCCCTCCGCCCACGTCGCCGGTGTCACGGGCACCGGCATGGCGCTGATCCAGCTCCTCGCGCCGATGGTGCGGCGCGGGATGGCCACGGCGCTGAAATGGGCGGTCGTGGCTTTGGTGGGCGTCGTGGCGCTGAGCCGCGTGTGGGTCGGGGCCCATTGGCTTTCCGACGTCGCCGGTGGACTCGCGGCGGGCGTGGTCGGGTTGATCATTGCCCTGCTGGTCCTGCGTTCGGCGCCCGCGCGGCGCATGATGGGCGGCGGTAGGTTCTAG
- a CDS encoding helix-turn-helix domain-containing protein yields MDDGRIGEVLDGVGERLRSARRARQLTLGDVSEMTGISGSTLSRLESGGRRPTLELLLALSGVYGLPLDDLVGAPPVGDPRVHARPVRRNGITVVPLTHVPGPHQALKMILPASRSTPRPCRHEGREWLYVLSGTLRLIVGEHDVELEPGQAAEFDTRAAHWFGSTGDGPVEVLSLLGLQGQRVHLTDPEKLG; encoded by the coding sequence ATGGACGACGGCCGGATCGGCGAGGTCCTCGATGGTGTCGGGGAACGGCTTCGCTCCGCGCGGCGCGCGCGGCAATTGACGCTCGGCGACGTTTCGGAGATGACGGGGATATCGGGGTCGACGCTGTCGCGCCTCGAATCCGGCGGCCGCAGGCCCACGCTGGAGCTTCTGCTGGCCCTGTCCGGCGTCTACGGGCTTCCTCTCGACGACCTCGTCGGCGCCCCGCCGGTGGGGGACCCGCGCGTGCATGCCCGCCCCGTCCGCCGCAACGGCATCACCGTGGTGCCGTTGACCCACGTCCCCGGCCCGCATCAGGCGCTGAAGATGATCCTGCCCGCCTCCCGGTCCACCCCGCGCCCGTGCCGCCACGAAGGGCGGGAGTGGCTCTACGTGCTCTCCGGAACGCTGCGCCTGATCGTCGGCGAGCACGACGTCGAACTGGAGCCGGGCCAGGCGGCGGAGTTCGACACCAGGGCCGCGCACTGGTTCGGCTCCACCGGCGACGGCCCGGTCGAGGTGCTGAGTCTGCTAGGACTTCAGGGGCAGCGCGTCCACCTGACCGATCCGGAGAAGCTTGGCTGA